From the Psychrobacillus sp. FSL K6-4046 genome, one window contains:
- the csrA gene encoding carbon storage regulator CsrA, protein MLVLSRKVNETIKIGDDIEIRVLEVKGDSVRIGIEAPKSMEILRGELILTISETNTESIKLNHALFDKLSKKK, encoded by the coding sequence ATGCTTGTGTTATCACGTAAAGTCAATGAAACAATTAAAATAGGCGATGATATTGAAATAAGAGTATTAGAAGTGAAAGGAGACTCCGTTAGGATAGGTATAGAAGCACCCAAGTCGATGGAAATTTTACGTGGGGAACTTATTCTTACCATTTCTGAAACAAATACAGAGTCCATTAAACTGAATCATGCTCTTTTTGATAAACTATCAAAAAAGAAATAA
- the fliW gene encoding flagellar assembly protein FliW: MLIKTKFFGEIELNSEQLWHFPKGIPGFEDEREFALLPIEGNTMFQVLQSTNVSEIALIVANPYTLVENYSFNIDEPTIELLDIKKEEDIFVLGVLSLKDPLETSTINLQAPIIFHLSKKMAKQMIINDQQFSVRHVIGSQPSLVKEEE; the protein is encoded by the coding sequence ATGCTTATTAAAACAAAGTTTTTTGGTGAAATAGAGCTAAATTCTGAGCAACTTTGGCATTTCCCAAAAGGTATTCCTGGTTTTGAGGATGAAAGAGAATTTGCCTTGCTGCCTATTGAAGGAAATACAATGTTTCAAGTGCTGCAATCCACAAATGTTAGTGAAATTGCACTCATTGTAGCAAATCCTTATACTTTAGTAGAAAATTATTCCTTTAATATTGATGAACCAACAATTGAATTACTTGATATTAAAAAAGAGGAAGATATTTTTGTTTTAGGAGTTTTGTCATTAAAAGATCCTTTAGAAACTTCAACAATCAACTTACAAGCACCAATTATTTTTCATTTGTCCAAAAAAATGGCCAAACAAATGATTATTAATGATCAACAATTTTCAGTACGTCACGTAATTGGTTCACAACCATCTCTAGTAAAAGAGGAGGAGTAA
- a CDS encoding DUF6470 family protein has protein sequence MNIPQLQITTVRGTLGLKTTPGTQEIEQPRAILSQQQPAAILKISTIKPELSIDTTEVRADLDLKSVFKRTEEFAQQGIQDGMEGIARRAKQGRELSNIANGHNVIRQLAIENGSRSKKSLGIKFIPNPMKLQLSIQPGTLEINVEPQKPINDVTIQKPVHRYTPGKVTGEMEQWPSIKIDVKW, from the coding sequence ATGAATATTCCACAACTACAAATTACTACTGTACGTGGTACTCTAGGTCTCAAGACCACACCAGGTACACAGGAAATAGAACAACCACGTGCCATTCTTTCACAGCAACAACCTGCTGCCATTTTAAAAATCTCTACGATAAAGCCGGAGCTTTCTATTGATACGACAGAAGTACGAGCAGATTTGGACTTAAAAAGTGTTTTTAAACGAACAGAAGAATTTGCTCAACAAGGTATTCAGGATGGGATGGAAGGTATAGCACGACGAGCAAAACAAGGAAGAGAACTAAGCAATATTGCTAATGGGCATAATGTTATTAGACAGTTAGCAATTGAGAATGGTAGTCGTTCTAAGAAATCACTAGGAATAAAATTCATTCCCAATCCAATGAAGCTGCAACTATCTATTCAACCAGGAACACTTGAAATCAATGTGGAACCACAGAAGCCTATTAATGACGTGACGATACAAAAACCAGTTCATCGTTATACGCCGGGCAAAGTAACTGGTGAAATGGAGCAATGGCCTTCCATTAAAATTGATGTTAAATGGTAG
- the flgL gene encoding flagellar hook-associated protein FlgL — MRVTQSMLSNNMLRNLSSSYSKMGVLQDQLNTGKKITRPSQDPVVAIKGIGYRTSLNKIEQYERNLGEANNWLDSTDDALDKVGSALQRVRELIIDASNDSKTSDDRGKIAQEIEQLKLQILDLSNTKVGDKHIFSGTKTLSPLFNNNGTPPDYNADGFLIATGVNEKVSIEVNDGVKLEVNSTGASAFQSINKMLNDLGDLLTTGATGTQISSMITEADSNLNRVLAERSQIGARQNRVEMVADRISSQNVIIQKQLSNNEDVDYEKAITELITQESIHSAGLSVGARIIQQTLVDFLR; from the coding sequence ATGCGTGTAACACAATCAATGCTTTCCAATAATATGCTTAGAAATTTATCTAGCAGTTATTCCAAAATGGGAGTTTTACAAGACCAATTAAATACTGGTAAAAAAATTACTAGACCGTCACAAGATCCCGTTGTTGCGATTAAAGGGATTGGTTATAGAACAAGTTTAAACAAAATAGAGCAATATGAGCGTAATTTGGGAGAAGCAAATAACTGGCTAGATTCCACGGATGATGCACTAGATAAAGTTGGTTCAGCTTTACAACGAGTCCGAGAGTTGATTATTGATGCTTCCAATGATTCAAAAACATCAGATGATCGAGGTAAAATTGCTCAAGAAATCGAGCAATTAAAACTACAGATTCTAGACCTTTCAAACACTAAGGTTGGAGATAAACACATCTTTTCGGGAACGAAGACGTTAAGTCCCTTATTTAATAATAATGGCACACCGCCAGATTATAATGCAGATGGTTTTTTAATTGCTACCGGTGTAAATGAGAAGGTTAGCATTGAAGTGAATGATGGCGTGAAACTAGAAGTTAATTCTACAGGGGCAAGTGCTTTCCAAAGTATAAACAAAATGTTGAATGATTTAGGGGATTTACTTACAACGGGCGCGACCGGGACTCAAATTTCTAGCATGATAACCGAGGCAGACAGTAATTTAAATAGAGTATTGGCTGAACGTTCACAGATAGGTGCACGCCAGAATCGAGTTGAAATGGTTGCCGATAGGATATCCTCTCAAAATGTAATTATTCAAAAGCAACTTTCAAATAATGAAGATGTGGATTATGAGAAAGCTATAACAGAATTAATTACTCAAGAATCTATTCATAGTGCAGGATTATCAGTAGGGGCTCGAATTATTCAACAAACACTTGTAGACTTTCTTCGATAA
- the flgK gene encoding flagellar hook-associated protein FlgK: MRSTFMGLETSKRGMFTQQTALYTTGHNISNANTPGFSRQKVNMQPTLPFPGIGLNAGKIPGFIGTGVEAHSIQRIRDQFIDRQYRQESNALGYWNNRTEVITQVEDVLSEPSDFGLNESLDLFWKSLGDLSSRPENAGTRRVVIERGIAVADSFNYINKQLTDIQGNLKNEIDVSTKDINSLLKQIASINENIQKIEPNGYMPNDLYDERDNLLDELSEYFPIEISYNKSGGNSLAIAEGTVDVSIKKSDGTTIKLVEGKESTELVHNISMTNTTNDPFTQLTFNGLPAGARDNIIFTDFNKNEGRLASLINSYGYTAPGTTGVTGYLPGLLSEMDSMASAFMNEFNRVHATGYTLSDKSDLDPNNWILSATGQDFFQGTGAGDMKVRNDIINNENLVAASTSYDQEGNGLNSLNLGDVKSKPLINGASIQTFYESLIGRIGVDGEQAARLQKTTANKQLTIGNNRAAVSSVSLDEEMTNMIMFQQAYNASARMITVVDETLDKIINGMGRVGL; encoded by the coding sequence ATGCGATCTACATTTATGGGATTAGAAACTAGTAAACGAGGTATGTTTACTCAACAAACCGCTTTGTATACGACTGGACATAATATATCCAATGCTAACACTCCAGGCTTTTCTAGACAAAAAGTAAATATGCAGCCAACCTTGCCGTTTCCGGGTATTGGGTTAAATGCAGGGAAGATACCAGGTTTTATAGGAACAGGGGTAGAAGCGCATTCTATTCAACGTATACGCGACCAATTTATTGACCGTCAATATAGACAAGAATCTAATGCTTTAGGATATTGGAACAATAGGACTGAAGTAATAACTCAGGTGGAGGATGTCTTATCGGAGCCTTCCGATTTTGGATTAAATGAATCTTTAGATTTATTTTGGAAGTCCTTAGGTGATTTAAGCTCACGTCCAGAAAATGCAGGAACTAGGAGAGTTGTTATTGAAAGAGGTATTGCAGTTGCAGATTCCTTTAATTATATTAACAAACAGCTTACTGATATCCAAGGAAACTTAAAAAATGAAATAGATGTATCTACAAAAGATATTAACTCACTATTAAAACAAATAGCTTCTATTAATGAAAATATACAAAAAATAGAACCAAATGGTTATATGCCGAATGATTTATATGATGAAAGAGATAACTTGCTCGATGAACTATCAGAGTATTTTCCGATTGAAATTAGTTATAACAAAAGCGGAGGAAATTCACTAGCAATAGCAGAGGGAACCGTTGACGTAAGTATTAAGAAGAGTGATGGAACAACGATTAAGTTAGTGGAAGGCAAAGAATCTACAGAATTAGTTCATAATATTTCTATGACTAATACTACAAATGATCCATTTACCCAACTTACATTTAACGGCTTACCCGCGGGAGCAAGGGATAATATTATATTTACCGATTTTAATAAGAATGAAGGTAGATTGGCATCTCTTATCAATTCTTATGGATATACGGCTCCTGGGACAACAGGTGTAACTGGATATTTACCAGGGCTATTAAGCGAAATGGATAGTATGGCTAGCGCATTTATGAATGAATTTAATAGAGTCCATGCAACAGGGTATACATTAAGCGATAAATCAGATTTAGATCCAAATAATTGGATATTAAGTGCAACTGGCCAAGACTTTTTCCAAGGCACAGGTGCTGGGGATATGAAAGTACGCAACGATATTATTAACAATGAAAATCTAGTTGCGGCATCCACCAGTTATGATCAAGAAGGAAATGGCTTAAACAGCTTAAATCTAGGAGATGTAAAGTCTAAACCTTTAATAAATGGGGCATCAATTCAAACTTTCTATGAATCACTTATAGGTAGAATCGGAGTTGATGGTGAGCAGGCAGCACGCTTGCAAAAAACAACAGCGAACAAACAGCTTACTATCGGGAACAATCGGGCTGCAGTAAGTTCCGTTTCCTTAGACGAAGAAATGACGAATATGATTATGTTCCAGCAAGCATATAACGCTTCAGCCCGAATGATTACAGTAGTAGATGAAACCTTAGATAAAATTATTAATGGTATGGGTCGAGTAGGTCTATAA